A single window of Ovis canadensis isolate MfBH-ARS-UI-01 breed Bighorn chromosome 15, ARS-UI_OviCan_v2, whole genome shotgun sequence DNA harbors:
- the OR56B4 gene encoding olfactory receptor 56B4 gives MDTTLSITNGSRFQVTEFVLMGFPGIHSWQHWLSLPLALLYLLALGANLLILITIHHESTLHQPMYYLLGILAVVDIGLATTIMPKILAIFWFNAKTISLSECFAQMYAINSFMGMESGIFLCMAVDRYVAICYPLQYSSIVTETFVIKVTLSMMLRNGLLIIPVPVLAAQRHYCSRNEIDHCLCSNLGVTSLACDDITINRFYHLALAWFMVGSDMGLVFASYMLIIRSVLRLNSAEATSKALSTCSSHLTLILFFYTAIIVVSVTHLAGRKFPIIPVLLNVLHSVIPPALNPMVYALRTQELRVGFQRLFGLGENMSRK, from the coding sequence ATGGATACTACCCTAAGCATAACCAATGGCTCAAGGTTTCAAGTGACTGAATTTGTCCTAATGGGGTTTCCAGGCATTCACAGCTGGCAACACTGGCTCTCCCTACCCCTGGCTCTACTCTACCTCTTAGCTCTTGGTGCCAATCTCCTCATCTTGATCACCATCCATCATGAGTCTACCTTACACCAGCCCATGTATTACCTCCTTGGTATCTTGGCTGTGGTGGACATTGGCCTGGCTACTACCATCATGCCCAAAATCCTGGCCATTTTCTGGTTTAATGCCAAGACCATCAGTCTCTCTGAGTGCTTTGCTCAGATGTATGCCATCAACTCTTTCATGGGCATGGAGTCAGGCATCTTCCTCTGCATGGCTGTGGATAGGTATGTAGCCATTTGCTATCCCCTTCAGTACTCTTCCATAGTCACTGAGACTTTTGTGATCAAAGTCACACTGTCCATGATGCTCAGGAACGGCCTACTGATCATCCCAGTGCCTGTGCTTGCTGCCCAGAGACACTACTGCTCCAGGAATGAGATTGACCACTGCCTATGCTCTAACTTGGGGGTCACCAGTCTGGCCTGTGATGACATCACCATTAATAGATTTTACCATTTGGCCTTGGCCTGGTTTATGGTTGGGAGTGACATGGGTCTGGTCTTTGCTTCCTATATGTTGATTATTCGCTCAGTGCTGAGGTTGAACTCTGCTGAAGCAACATCTAAGGCCCTGAGCACCTGCAGCTCTCATCTCACCCTCATTCTCTTTTTCTACACCGCTATTATTGTAGTATCTGTCACCCATCTGGCAGGAAGAAAGTTTCCCATCATCCCTGTTCTTCTCAACGTGCTGCATAGTGTCATCCCCCCAGCCCTTAACCCTATGGTGTATGCCCTTAGGACCCAGGAGCTGAGAGTGGGCTTCCAAAGGTTGTTTGGTCTGGGTGAGAATATGTCTAGGAAGTGA